The Sulfurovum riftiae sequence TGTCAAAAGGCAGATCTGGATATAGCCGAGTATGTACTCTTTTCCAAACATGGGTTTTCTGCCGAACTGGAGCAGATGAAAGGTGCGGATGTGACACTGCTCTCTCACACGCACCTCTCCTCTCTGCTGGATCATCTGACAAAAGAAGACCTGCTGGTCTATACAAACAGAAAGTATTGAAGAAAGGTATGCCTGAAAAAGGGGAAATCGTACATTGGTACATGGTATAATTTAAAAACTCTAAAAAAGGAAAAAGATGCTTATACGCAGCGGTAAAATACAGTTTTTGTTCTGGACGGCATTTTTTTCGGTGATGATCTATCTATGGATCGTAGCAATAGGGGTACAGACATTTGTCCTTCCTGATGAAAAACCCATGGAGCTGCCACAGAACGCTGTCGTTCTGATGTTCATACTTTACGGGTTGCTGATCATCTCTGTATTGGCAGGCACTATTGTGGCTGCGATGATCGACAACAAATTTTACAGGAACTTCTTCGGGACACTTCTTATCATAGCCTTTGTGACGGTCTTGGCAGCGAAGAGTATGTTCGGATAATGATCTATTTCTCCTGGCGGGAGGAGAGATACTTCGCATAGCTTTTATAAAATGTCAGGTTGATCAGTGCACCGAGTATCGCTGCTATGATGTCTTTCTGTGAATCCCACACATCCCCCTGCGTTCCCAGGAATGCTATGCCCAGTTCTGGATGGAAAATGATGGCCGCAAGCCATTCGAGTATCTCATAGAGTGTCGAAATGGTCACGACCACCGTGAAAGTGAAGAAGAGTGCTTGTCCGGTGCGTCTGATACCCGGTGTGACCAGTTCGAACAGCAGTCTGAAGACCAGAAGACCGAAAAGAAAATGCACCACACGGTCAAAATGGTTCCGTTCGAAACCGAAGAACTGTGTCACGGGGTCGAAATATTCCATCTCTGCATAGGTGAAATGCGACCCCAGGGAATGCAGACTGGCAAAGATGAGAAGCAGGATGATGCTTGTCAGTGTCAAATGATGCTTTCTGTCAAGCCATATGACAGTGGGAAAAACAATAAAGACCAGTACATTTTCAAGCAGCCAGTCATCACGGTATTTCGGATCGATCGCCAGGATCGCCCATATCACGACATAGATGGCATAGACGATTTTGTGTGATCGCGGCATAAACTTCTCCTCATAAAAAGTATTATACACTAAAAAATATCAGTGTAAAGGCAGCGATATGAATGACAATATCATTATAAAAACAGGTGACATCACCAAAGAGAATGTCTGTGCCATCGTCAATGCTGCGAACAGTTCTCTGTTGGGAGGAGGCGGTGTAGACGGTGCCATACACAGGGCAGGGGGCCCTGACATACTGGAAGCCTGTAGGAAGGTACGCCAGGAGCAGTATCCCGATGGCCTTCCTACGGGCGAGGCTGTGGCAACGACAGGAGGCAAACTGCCGGCCAGGTATGTGATCCATACAGTAGGACCGGTCTATCGCAGCTGCGGTGAGCGTTGTGCCTCCCTTCTGTCTGCATCGTATGAGAATTCACTCAGAAAGGCAGTGGAACTGGGATGCAGAGATATCGCTTTTCCTGCCATTTCGACGGGGATCTACGGCTATCCCAAAGAGGAGGCGGCACGTATCGCCTATGAAACGGTCAGGAAATTCCTGGCTGAAGGACATGACCTGAAAGTCTCTTTCATATTTCACAGCGAAGAAGGCAAAAAGGTCTTTGAAAAAGCGATCGTCTAGTTCATTCCTTTTTCAATGCCATACCCCTTCAAGGGCGTAGCCGCAATGAGGGCAGATCCCGTTCTCGTCGAGTTCATTGGTGACATACTGCCCGATATGGCCTGTTCTGTCTATTACTCTTTCTCCGCACTGCGGACAGTAGGTCGATTCATGCTCCTCATCATCGATGTTGCCGACATAAATGTATTTCAGACCCTCTTCCTTGCCGATCTCGTAGGCTCTGAGCAGGGTCGATCCCGGTGTGGGAGGTACGTCCAGCATCTTGTACATCGGATAGAATGCAGAGAGGTGCCACGGAATGGAAGGGTCAAGCTCTGCAATGAATTTGGCGATACCCCTTATCTCTTCATCCGAATCGTTCTTGCCGGGGATCAGCAGTGTCGTGATCTCGACCCAGATCCCTTTTTCATGGGCATATTTGACACATTCGAGTACAGGTTTGAGCCTCGCGCCGCATATGTCTTTGTAGAACTCTTCGGTAAATCCCTTGATGTCAATGTTCATCCCGTCGATATAGGGTGCCAGAAGGTCCAGCGCTTTGTGTGTTTCGAACCCGCTGGTAACATAGATGTTCTTCAAACCTTTTTCATGAGCCAGCTTGGCCGTATCGTAGGTATATTCAAAAAAGA is a genomic window containing:
- the amrS gene encoding AmmeMemoRadiSam system radical SAM enzyme, translated to MSATAWLSKTLSSGKVLCQACAQSCKLDEGEYGICGVRKVVDGELKLLVYGLASVVNIDPVEKKPMFNFLPGSRAFSFGTVGCNFSCKFCQNFDISQYPKEHNHQVFGKEFPPERIVELALESGCGSIAYTYNEPIVFFEYTYDTAKLAHEKGLKNIYVTSGFETHKALDLLAPYIDGMNIDIKGFTEEFYKDICGARLKPVLECVKYAHEKGIWVEITTLLIPGKNDSDEEIRGIAKFIAELDPSIPWHLSAFYPMYKMLDVPPTPGSTLLRAYEIGKEEGLKYIYVGNIDDEEHESTYCPQCGERVIDRTGHIGQYVTNELDENGICPHCGYALEGVWH
- a CDS encoding DUF2238 domain-containing protein, whose product is MPRSHKIVYAIYVVIWAILAIDPKYRDDWLLENVLVFIVFPTVIWLDRKHHLTLTSIILLLIFASLHSLGSHFTYAEMEYFDPVTQFFGFERNHFDRVVHFLFGLLVFRLLFELVTPGIRRTGQALFFTFTVVVTISTLYEILEWLAAIIFHPELGIAFLGTQGDVWDSQKDIIAAILGALINLTFYKSYAKYLSSRQEK
- a CDS encoding O-acetyl-ADP-ribose deacetylase translates to MNDNIIIKTGDITKENVCAIVNAANSSLLGGGGVDGAIHRAGGPDILEACRKVRQEQYPDGLPTGEAVATTGGKLPARYVIHTVGPVYRSCGERCASLLSASYENSLRKAVELGCRDIAFPAISTGIYGYPKEEAARIAYETVRKFLAEGHDLKVSFIFHSEEGKKVFEKAIV